A genomic region of Syntrophorhabdaceae bacterium contains the following coding sequences:
- a CDS encoding V-type ATP synthase subunit F, with amino-acid sequence MSKAVAIGEKHLILGFKGVGFEVIPLEDNAKLLQELIALSRDPEVGFVLVTESMASENPEAIREFRQRCSTILSIIPTHEGSRHVSFQEIRKAVECSLCIDILGKDTN; translated from the coding sequence ATGTCTAAGGCCGTTGCCATAGGAGAGAAGCATCTGATACTCGGATTCAAGGGTGTTGGGTTTGAGGTTATCCCGCTGGAGGATAATGCGAAACTGCTGCAGGAACTGATTGCCCTCTCACGTGACCCCGAGGTCGGTTTCGTTCTTGTTACAGAGAGTATGGCAAGCGAAAACCCTGAGGCGATCAGGGAATTCCGCCAGAGGTGCTCAACCATCCTGTCGATTATCCCGACGCATGAGGGGAGCAGGCATGTGAGCTTTCAGGAGATCAGAAAAGCTGTTGAGTGTTCCTTGTGTATTGATATTCTGGGCAAAGACACAAATTAG
- a CDS encoding V-type ATPase subunit — translation MFPKIPNIPQWGFVSGRISALEDHFLPREFFMGIITQERIDDIVLHLQETFLGDYLTPGTVWEDFSALADRCFHDMAISMRSDSPSTIPADIFLLQSDYLNLKNAFSGTTTFPFPMGILSHEKLSAIAHGDFADLPGPVTEAGGFGEGEAYEVFPGVIDTFLDGAYLRHLLSLAQGLESEMIRTYVNDKILASIVIILWRAVKQGIQTKRYQQYLLPLGDFTSVITELTGIQNPEAWQAVIGGEIGELFAESMELEMDDQISGFELRATNHLVRIARDGKFQTAGPERVFSFLSGFLVEMQNLKLVVTGRLNRIDQSLLKQRLKDCYV, via the coding sequence GGAGTTTTTCATGGGCATTATCACCCAGGAACGTATCGACGATATTGTTCTGCATCTCCAGGAGACATTCCTCGGGGATTACCTGACGCCCGGCACGGTCTGGGAAGACTTCAGCGCCCTTGCAGACAGGTGTTTTCATGATATGGCAATCTCTATGCGAAGTGACTCTCCTTCAACGATACCCGCCGATATCTTCCTCCTGCAGAGTGATTATCTGAACCTGAAGAATGCATTCAGCGGCACGACGACATTTCCCTTCCCCATGGGAATCCTGAGCCATGAAAAGCTTTCAGCAATAGCTCACGGGGATTTTGCCGATCTCCCGGGGCCCGTTACCGAAGCCGGGGGATTTGGGGAGGGTGAAGCGTATGAGGTTTTTCCCGGCGTTATAGATACCTTTCTCGATGGCGCGTACCTGAGACATCTCCTCTCCTTGGCTCAGGGATTGGAATCGGAGATGATCAGGACATACGTGAATGACAAAATCCTCGCGTCCATCGTTATTATCCTGTGGAGAGCGGTGAAACAGGGTATTCAAACGAAGCGTTATCAGCAGTACCTTCTCCCTCTCGGTGATTTTACATCCGTCATAACGGAACTGACCGGCATACAGAATCCTGAGGCATGGCAAGCAGTAATAGGGGGGGAGATCGGTGAGCTTTTTGCCGAGTCTATGGAACTGGAGATGGACGATCAGATCTCAGGTTTTGAACTGAGGGCGACAAACCATCTCGTCAGGATCGCCCGCGACGGAAAATTTCAAACCGCGGGTCCGGAAAGGGTCTTTTCCTTCCTCTCCGGTTTTCTCGTGGAAATGCAGAATCTGAAACTGGTCGTTACCGGCAGACTTAATCGCATCGATCAAAGCCTGCTGAAACAAAGATTGAAGGACTGTTATGTCTAA